Below is a window of Littorina saxatilis isolate snail1 linkage group LG2, US_GU_Lsax_2.0, whole genome shotgun sequence DNA.
TTAATTTTGGTCAATTTTGAAGCAAGTTACGCgcgttttaaaataaaaatgacgtcattctacTTCCACTACAAAGTTGGGTCTTAAACTTTGTGATCAACACGTTGATGTTGCTAATTCTGTGATTTCAACTTGAGACGGCTCTCCGTAGTCAGCTAGACGTTAAGCAATgataataaataaacaaatatatttgtcacaaaaaaaaacaaaaaaaaccccactcatCTTCAGTAAAAGAAAAGCTGCACATtccttaaaaaacaaacaccgaTGGGTGATGAATAAAGCGCAGAAAATGAAGATGGGAGACAGTATTAAAGATGTAAGTAAGATAAGCCAAAATGTTAACGAAAGCACAGCAACCCCACAGTAACCATAACAGGATTCAGGCTGTAACTTCGTCATTGGAGACGAACACAAAGACTGATACGCTGATGATGTTTACAACGAGCCCACATCAACTTCAGGAAAACCATAACAGGGTTCAGTCAGTTACATCGCCGTGGTAGCAGAGTAACGTACAAGTTTTGCTTCAGGAACGTAAGCGGTGTTCACAACTCCATCCGGACATGCGCCCTGGGTGTCCCGGAAGCAGCGGAAGACGTCTGCAGATGGCGGCAGGATGTGACGTAAAAAGAGCAGCCTGGCAAGGGCCGAGAAGACAAGGATGCAGATGACGGAGATCAGCATGGAGAGAGTTCGGAACGGGAACTGCTGCCCGGAGACGGGATCCATCCATGGATACTCTGAAGAACAAGACAACAAGAATTTCAGCTTGTGTAGACGGAAGATCTACCTCTTTTTGTAAGGCGTACAGTCCTTCCCTTTGCAAACATCTCAGATCTAGCCAGTTTCTACATGGGAAAAGACCATCGCTCCGCTtcgtcacataccaacattgaacagcctgggtgctctctgtgtacagtggactgggtggccgagtggtaacgcacttgcgctcggaagcgagaggttgcgagttcgaccctgggtcagggcgttagcaattttctcccccctttcctaacctaggtggtgggttcaagtgctagtctttcggatgagacgaaaaaccgaggtcccttcgtgtacactacattggggtgtgcacgttaaagatcccacgattgacaaaagggtctttcctggcaaaattgtataggcatagataaaaatgtccaccaaaatacccgtgtgacttggaataataggccgtgaaaagtaggaaatgcgccgaaatggctgcgatctgctggccgatgtgaatgcgtgatgtattgtgtaaaaaaaaaattccatctcacacggcataaataaatccctgcgccttgaatatgtgcgcgatataaattgcataaaaaaattaaaaaaattaaaaataaatccctgcgcttagaactgtacccacggaatacgcgcgatataagcctcatattgattgattgattgataaaaacattttgattaatCGATTTCGTAAGAATGTAATTCATAAAGATGTTAAAAACAAACTGGCCagaaggatgtgtgtgtgtgtgtgtgtgtgtgtgtgtgtgtgtgtgtgtgtgtgtgtgtgtgtgtgtgtgtgtgtgtgtgtgtgtgtgtgtgtgtgataaaaaacccaagaaaacaagaaaagaatattattggaacgtttaattattgacaaaacaaaacgttacgttcacaacAATTTAATGTTGTCAATAATCAAACGTACCGATAACATAccttcattgtttttttaattctgaatattggaacgttggcagtctatttgtttttggattttagaTCCCTCGCAAACGTACCAATAGTAGGAGGCAGGCTGAGCCCAGGCTCCCCTCCCAAGATCCTGAAGGTCAGGCCAATAATAAAGCCGGCGAGGGAGCCATAGGAGTTGCTCCAGCGAATGTACAGCACGCAAATCAGCTGCGGGAACAGGACGACGTAGACGAAGTCCGAGCAGAGCAGAAAGAGATAGTAGATGGACGACACGGAGATGGCCATGGCGCATGCCATGACAGCGATCACCAGCTGGGCCCCACGCATCACCCACACCACCACTGTGTCTGTCGGCTGAAACAGAAAGAAATAGTACAGGCCCATCAAAGCAGAAGATATCATATATAGAcgcccctccattttctttgaaaccttgttcgttccgtgttgcgtctgctttttgttgtcttttgtgttcttgtttttactgatgaagcttccagaagcaaaaattcgttatcgtcttgtgtcgtctttgtatcggtgagtacagtaatcctttgttttttaactttatatATAGACGACACGGAGATGGCGTATGGCACACGCCAGGCTGCCAGCGATCACCAGCTATACCCTTTGCATCATCCAACATTCCTCCCTGGAAGCCCCTTTCTTTCACACACTAGGTCCCAGCCCTGAACCCTCACCTTGATCTTCCAGATGGATTCGTGGATAACGGAGAAGACGTTGACGGCGAACATGGTTGAAGCGGAGAGGATGGAGGAGTCGGTGGAGGACATGACGGCGGCGGACACAGCCCCCAGTCCGATGAAGGACACGGCCACAGGCGTCATGTGAAAGTACACCAAGGGAAGCGTCAGGCTGGCGTCAACGCTCAGGAGCGTCGCGTTGCCGTATGCCGTCTGGCTCCAGTCTGCGAACATTAGTCAGTGCTTATTAAAAGGACAACGATAATCAAGGAAAAGATACAACCAATCAAACCGGCAAACAAACATGCCACTGAAAGAACACCAGCGTCGCGTTGCCGTATAGTATGCCGTCTGGCTCGCTCTAGTCTGCGAACATGGATTAGTCACTGGTAAAAGTCGTTTGTTcctttcaatgcttgttattctctcaggtgtcaggagaatggttccgaataactctcacctACTCTATTTCACATgctgtatgcatttagagcgcttatttCCCTTTGGTTACCAGAGCTGatcaaaaagacaaaaataaacaaacaaacaaacaaacaaacaaacaaacaacaacccatcaaactaGCAAACAAACATGCCACTGAAAGTACACGCGGCAGGCTGGCTTCAGCGTGCAGGTCCGTCGCGTTCCCGTATGACGTCTGGCTCAAATTCAAGGggtaggaagggggggggggggggtagtgcaCGTTGGGTTATTTTGTGTTCCTATACACAATGGAACTCTGCCTTAGATTGCATTATCTCAAATTTTACGTGCGTATTTGGTCTTGTGCAGGCCAGGGCTGAATATGAATCTACATAAACAGACATAGCTACTGGGACAAAAGCGAGGCCCTCGTGATAAATGTTTTTAACGCCTTCATAGTGACACCATTAGGGGCAAGCAGGCCCTGAAAAACTCACCAGCAGTATAAGCAATGGCACCAAAGAGGGCAGCAGGGATGGCCATGATGATGCAACCAAAACCTCCGA
It encodes the following:
- the LOC138959691 gene encoding high affinity choline transporter 1-like isoform X2, whose amino-acid sequence is MRRSGFSTLLDPFHHKFGRLMGCLLYIPALTAEVFWSASILNALGATLKVILDIDLTLSIIISAGIALLYTLMGGLYSVAYTDVVQLICIFIGLWVGVPFAMTHEASRSITNNTEWIGQVDTPYIGSYIDFYLLLIFGGIPWQVYWQRALSARTVSVAKGLSFVGGFGCIIMAIPAALFGAIAYTADWSQTAYGNATLLSVDASLTLPLVYFHMTPVAVSFIGLGAVSAAVMSSTDSSILSASTMFAVNVFSVIHESIWKIKPTDTVVVWVMRGAQLVIAVMACAMAISVSSIYYLFLLCSDFVYVVLFPQLICVLYIRWSNSYGSLAGFIIGLTFRILGGEPGLSLPPTIEYPWMDPVSGQQFPFRTLSMLISVICILVFSALARLLFLRHILPPSADVFRCFRDTQGACPDGVVNTAYVPEAKLVRYSATTAM
- the LOC138959691 gene encoding high-affinity choline transporter 1-like isoform X1, which codes for MAVNVAGLVSIIVFYLLILIVGIVAARKTGLKVRNLSRQDVMMAGRNIGMFVGSFTMTATWVGGGYINGTTEIVATPGSGLLWCQAPLGYAMSLIVGGLFFVDKMRRSGFSTLLDPFHHKFGRLMGCLLYIPALTAEVFWSASILNALGATLKVILDIDLTLSIIISAGIALLYTLMGGLYSVAYTDVVQLICIFIGLWVGVPFAMTHEASRSITNNTEWIGQVDTPYIGSYIDFYLLLIFGGIPWQVYWQRALSARTVSVAKGLSFVGGFGCIIMAIPAALFGAIAYTADWSQTAYGNATLLSVDASLTLPLVYFHMTPVAVSFIGLGAVSAAVMSSTDSSILSASTMFAVNVFSVIHESIWKIKPTDTVVVWVMRGAQLVIAVMACAMAISVSSIYYLFLLCSDFVYVVLFPQLICVLYIRWSNSYGSLAGFIIGLTFRILGGEPGLSLPPTIEYPWMDPVSGQQFPFRTLSMLISVICILVFSALARLLFLRHILPPSADVFRCFRDTQGACPDGVVNTAYVPEAKLVRYSATTAM